The region AAAGCTCTTGTAACTCCATAGGGGTACCAAGGACATGCCATCACCAAAAGTGACCCCAGAACCCGTATCAAAGGAACCAAAATTGGAACCACTGGCAGCAAAAATGAATTAATTGCTACAGATGAAAGAGTAACCGAGCCAAGGAAATACAATGTCCACCCTACTAATGGATGAATTGTACGAGGAATGATGGCGAAGGGAACTATATAGGCTGCAATAATTGACCATATTGCTATAAACTTCGGGCCTGTTTGCATCAAAGATGAGCTTTTATCTGTATTCCGGTACCACAGCTTGGAGATGCTGGGGCGAGCTAGACGTGTCATCGTGATGATTCCGAGAAAGATTACCGATGGGATCATCACAATGGGCATTTCAGCTGCATACCTGTATCGTACAAGATCATGAAACTCAAAGCAATCGTTCGATGGCTGTATAGGCTTTATTTATCTATCAGTGTTTCACTAGTTTTACATATTATCTTACCCTAGAGTTTGACGACGATTTTCATGCCATTGAATGCCTAAGGAAAGGACAGGCCAAGACCACCAATACCATGGCTTCAACCATGGAGCACCAGGAAAAGTGATCACGCTGTTAGGTCCACATGGTACTCTCCAACCAAGTTTAAGATCTGGAtatcattaaaaatgaaaatcACCGATATCATTTGAGGTTAGATTTGTAGCTCAAGTCAAAGCATTATAGATTAGACCATCACTATTTTAGTCACAGTAATAGGAGGCATCCATTTGATAGCCCATGGGAAGTCTGTAGTGCCCATCTAAGGTGGTGCCATTTAGGTGGGGATAGAACTTTGGCTGGTCCAGCAAGTCAGGGAAGTAGGCACCAGTAAACCCCTGGTCTGCACCATCAGGGTTTGCTTTACCAGTTTCCAGTTGATGAATCATGTCTTTGAATACCTCCAACGATGGCTGCACATGAAATACTTTTTAGAACCCAAAGCTGCTTTTATGGAATTtagttgaaaatttaaattactaCCTGCAACACAAAGAGGCCAGTATGAAAGATGCAGGGGTTAATGAAGACAGCACAAAACTGGCCACATTGGAACAACTCATCAGTTTTGTGGAGGAAGAGATTGTCAGCATCTAGCATGACAACTCCGTCATAGTCCACTAATCTCCATGCATATAATTTGTTCAGTGTTAACTTGAATCTCTGTTGACCCTTGTAAGGGTTATTAACGTTCTCCACTCTCAGCACCTTTGCcccatcttcttcttctctacAGAAACACAACAAAAACAGAACCTGTAATCAACTTTTTTTCATTATAATAAGGAACACTGTTTGAACTAAATATGTTGTTCTATTATTTGAACTAAACATGTTGTTGAAAAATAGACAAGTAAGAAGCAAAAAGTTAGGCAGAGTTACAGAGCACGAAGCCAGCGGAGGGGAGCGTCAAGGGAGGCAATGACGATGAGATCAGCGTCCACTTGGAGCCTAATAAGCGATCTGATCAACACACGTGTTGCCACGTAGAACTCATAGTCTCTGGGTCTCCCCATGTACACCGTTGCATAAGCGTTACGGTgctccttattcttatgtttcagATTAACCCCATAGAAGGCCGTGGCCTGCACCACCCCCACCATCACTACCATCACTCTCATTAATCCAACCACCTCTTTTCCTCTCACCCCGCTCCAACCCAGTCTTTTCTCTGCCTTCCTATGCTGTGGTttacaaattttcttttcttttttaacaaaaaaaaaaataagaagagaaaaagagTAGATATAACAGAGAAGGTAAGCTCAAAGCATGTAGAAATGGAAGAGAATAAAAGGCAGTAGGATTATTATAGGGAGGGAGGAAGCAGAGAAGGTAAGCTGCAAGTTGGCATTAAATTTGAAGCTTTATTTGGTTGTAAATACAAAAATGTTGGGAGGTTTTAAGCGATCTCAAGGTCAGACTCAAGAGAACATATTTAGAAATAAAGATAATATGTAAAGAGTTTCAACCAGGGGCGGAGCTGCGGAGAAAGGTAGCTTCTCGCCTCCATTAATTTATAGTATCTTGAAAACAATGCAAAACTATATTTATTGGTTAAAATTTGTCACAAGTCCCTCTATTCTtcacaaatttgaaattaattcagtccctttactttttatttcaagcaatttaatcattttactttttagattttaaaattta is a window of Gossypium hirsutum isolate 1008001.06 chromosome D08, Gossypium_hirsutum_v2.1, whole genome shotgun sequence DNA encoding:
- the LOC107929326 gene encoding putative glucuronosyltransferase PGSIP8 produces the protein MRVMVVMVGVVQATAFYGVNLKHKNKEHRNAYATVYMGRPRDYEFYVATRVLIRSLIRLQVDADLIVIASLDAPLRWLRALEEEDGAKVLRVENVNNPYKGQQRFKLTLNKLYAWRLVDYDGVVMLDADNLFLHKTDELFQCGQFCAVFINPCIFHTGLFVLQPSLEVFKDMIHQLETGKANPDGADQGFTGAYFPDLLDQPKFYPHLNGTTLDGHYRLPMGYQMDASYYYLKLGWRVPCGPNSVITFPGAPWLKPWYWWSWPVLSLGIQWHENRRQTLGYAAEMPIVMIPSVIFLGIITMTRLARPSISKLWYRNTDKSSSLMQTGPKFIAIWSIIAAYIVPFAIIPRTIHPLVGWTLYFLGSVTLSSVAINSFLLPVVPILVPLIRVLGSLLVMACPWYPYGVTRALAVFGYAFCYALIAWGSMVKVTARLQVSLEKRTNFPKIG